A genomic stretch from Actinomadura rubteroloni includes:
- the dnaN gene encoding DNA polymerase III subunit beta → MEFRVDRQTLADGVAWAVRTVPSRPALPVLAGLLLTADESGTVTVAGFDLEVSARAEIDADVTVPGRALVPGRLLTEIVRSLPAQPVEVTATGSEVVLRCGSAEFGLQILPVEDYPALPEPPAPAGTIPSEVFAAAVAQVTPAAGRDDTLPMLTGVRIDFDGATMRLACTDRYRIAAREVAWTPADPEFATGVVVPARTLADTAKAIRPGAEVTIGLAGHGATLIGVSGGGRSMTTRLLDDQFIDYRSRLTGTWSSVARVETGPFTEAIRRVALVADRATPVRLEFTGDRVRVRAAAGDAARANEEVAARLDGADLDIAFSPQYLLDGLAGVHGRYARLECTTSTKAALLTGIPDPEGDEEPDEDADTGFRYLVMPIRLTS, encoded by the coding sequence GTGGAGTTCCGGGTGGACCGGCAGACGCTGGCGGACGGCGTGGCGTGGGCCGTGCGGACCGTCCCGTCCCGGCCCGCGCTGCCCGTCCTGGCGGGCCTGCTGCTGACGGCGGACGAGTCGGGGACGGTGACGGTCGCCGGCTTCGACCTGGAGGTCTCCGCCCGCGCCGAGATCGACGCGGACGTCACCGTGCCGGGCCGCGCGCTCGTCCCCGGACGGCTGCTCACCGAGATCGTCCGGAGCCTGCCCGCCCAGCCGGTGGAGGTCACGGCGACGGGCTCGGAGGTCGTGCTGCGCTGCGGGAGCGCGGAGTTCGGCCTCCAGATCCTGCCCGTCGAGGACTATCCGGCGCTGCCCGAACCGCCCGCCCCCGCCGGGACGATCCCGTCCGAGGTGTTCGCGGCGGCCGTCGCGCAGGTCACGCCCGCCGCCGGACGCGACGACACGCTGCCGATGCTGACCGGCGTCCGCATCGACTTCGACGGCGCGACCATGCGGCTGGCCTGCACCGACCGCTACCGCATCGCGGCCCGCGAGGTCGCCTGGACGCCCGCCGACCCCGAGTTCGCGACCGGGGTGGTCGTCCCGGCCCGGACGCTCGCCGACACCGCCAAGGCGATCCGCCCCGGCGCCGAGGTCACGATCGGCCTAGCCGGCCACGGCGCGACGCTGATCGGCGTGTCCGGCGGGGGCCGCAGCATGACGACGCGGCTGCTGGACGACCAGTTCATCGACTACCGCTCCCGGCTCACCGGCACCTGGTCGTCGGTCGCGCGCGTCGAGACCGGCCCGTTCACCGAGGCGATCCGCCGCGTGGCGCTCGTCGCGGACCGGGCCACGCCCGTCCGGCTGGAGTTCACCGGCGACCGCGTGCGCGTCCGCGCGGCGGCGGGCGACGCGGCGCGCGCGAACGAGGAGGTGGCCGCCCGGCTCGACGGCGCCGACCTCGACATCGCGTTCAGCCCGCAGTACCTGCTGGACGGCCTCGCGGGCGTCCACGGCCGGTACGCGCGGCTGGAGTGCACGACGTCCACGAAGGCCGCGCTGCTCACCGGCATCCCCGACCCGGAAGGAGACGAAGAACCCGACGAGGACGCCGACACCGGCTTCCGGTACCTGGTCATGCCGATCCGCCTGACGTCCTGA
- a CDS encoding helix-turn-helix domain-containing protein, translating into MSDQEVIGAAVARTVRSLRAGHGWSLDELAGRAGVSKGVLVGLEQGRGNPNLGTLIRISEALRVPLTRLVQVEETPPVQVFPPERHVVLWRGDDGGTGTLLAGSDPRPSLELWNWHLRPGEARRTEAHAPGVREALYVQDGTLTLTVDDRTDQIRAGGAAVFVGDRPHAYVNETGADVRFVLAVLDP; encoded by the coding sequence GTGAGCGACCAGGAGGTGATCGGCGCGGCCGTCGCGCGCACCGTCCGATCGCTGCGCGCCGGGCACGGCTGGAGCCTGGACGAGCTGGCCGGACGCGCCGGGGTCAGCAAGGGCGTCCTCGTCGGGCTCGAGCAGGGACGCGGCAATCCCAACCTCGGCACGCTCATCCGTATTTCCGAGGCGCTGCGCGTCCCGCTCACCCGCCTGGTGCAGGTGGAGGAGACACCGCCCGTGCAGGTCTTCCCGCCGGAGCGGCACGTCGTCCTGTGGCGCGGCGACGACGGCGGCACCGGAACGCTCCTCGCGGGCAGCGATCCGCGGCCGTCGCTGGAGTTGTGGAACTGGCACCTGCGTCCGGGCGAGGCGCGGCGGACCGAGGCTCACGCGCCCGGCGTCAGGGAGGCCCTCTACGTGCAGGACGGCACGCTGACGCTCACCGTCGACGACCGGACGGACCAGATCCGCGCGGGCGGCGCCGCCGTGTTCGTCGGCGACCGACCACACGCCTACGTCAACGAGACCGGCGCGGACGTCCGGTTCGTCCTCGCGGTGCTGGACCCGTAA
- a CDS encoding EamA family transporter, translating to MTLLALGAAVVYGVADFLGGSVSRRSTAVRVLLVSVPAGIVVIVATALPGAAPTWHGIAWGFGAGLSGGAGMLAFYRALARGPMSVVAPVSALAAAVLPVAAGVLRGERLGVPVVLGVLLCLVAIGLVSMEKGDEERAVAGRRAFDNGPIMAGVSGVSFGIFFILLKEAGGDGGLWPIVASRVGNLAVVAVAAAFLLRAHGGLPGTPIRGRRLVGLTVLSGTLDAGANAFYFLSAQSGMLSLAAVLTSLYPAVTVLLARFAFSERLRAIQRVGMALAVAGVTLVTVG from the coding sequence GTGACGTTGCTGGCCCTGGGGGCCGCGGTCGTCTACGGCGTCGCGGATTTCCTGGGCGGATCGGTGTCGCGGCGTTCGACGGCCGTGCGGGTGCTGCTGGTGAGCGTCCCGGCCGGGATCGTCGTGATCGTCGCCACGGCGTTGCCGGGCGCTGCGCCGACATGGCACGGGATCGCCTGGGGCTTCGGCGCCGGCCTGTCGGGCGGTGCGGGGATGCTCGCGTTCTACCGGGCGCTCGCGCGGGGCCCGATGAGCGTGGTCGCGCCCGTGTCGGCGCTGGCGGCGGCCGTGCTGCCGGTCGCGGCGGGAGTGCTGCGCGGGGAGCGCCTCGGCGTGCCCGTCGTGCTCGGCGTGCTGCTGTGCCTGGTCGCGATCGGGCTCGTCAGCATGGAGAAGGGCGATGAGGAACGGGCCGTCGCGGGACGGCGCGCCTTCGACAACGGCCCGATCATGGCGGGCGTCTCCGGCGTCTCCTTCGGGATCTTCTTCATCCTGCTGAAGGAGGCGGGCGGCGACGGCGGCCTGTGGCCGATCGTGGCGTCCCGCGTCGGAAACCTCGCGGTCGTGGCAGTAGCGGCCGCGTTCCTGCTGCGTGCGCACGGCGGCCTCCCCGGAACACCGATCCGGGGACGCAGACTCGTCGGCCTGACCGTGCTGTCCGGGACGCTGGACGCGGGCGCGAACGCGTTCTACTTCCTCTCGGCCCAGTCCGGGATGCTGAGCCTGGCGGCGGTGCTGACGTCGCTGTACCCGGCGGTGACCGTCCTGCTGGCCCGCTTCGCCTTCAGCGAGCGCCTGCGCGCGATCCAACGGGTGGGCATGGCCTTGGCGGTGGCCGGAGTCACCCTGGTCACGGTGGGCTGA
- a CDS encoding RNA polymerase sigma factor: MTVTTRQGMSDAAVIEQSWQEPGVFAALYERHAPHISRYVARRLGDDLADDVTAETFYRAFEKRRHYDLDRPDARPWLYGIAANVMAQHHRKETRMLRAFARSGADPVAQTYGGQLEGADDRVTATGMHQSLAAALAGLSRAHREVLLLIAWADLSYEETARALDTSVGTVRSRLHRARKKIRAALGDANPMFVTGNGGGTDRERP, from the coding sequence ATGACGGTGACGACTCGACAGGGCATGAGTGACGCCGCTGTCATCGAGCAGTCCTGGCAAGAGCCCGGAGTATTCGCCGCGCTGTATGAGCGCCATGCACCCCACATCAGCCGTTATGTCGCCCGCAGGCTGGGTGACGATCTCGCCGATGACGTCACCGCCGAGACGTTCTACCGGGCGTTCGAGAAACGCCGACACTACGACCTCGACCGTCCGGACGCCCGGCCGTGGTTGTACGGGATCGCCGCCAACGTCATGGCCCAGCACCACCGCAAGGAGACCCGGATGCTGCGGGCGTTCGCCCGCAGCGGCGCCGATCCCGTGGCCCAGACCTACGGCGGTCAGCTGGAAGGCGCCGACGACCGGGTGACGGCGACCGGGATGCACCAATCGCTCGCGGCGGCTCTCGCCGGCCTGAGCCGGGCGCACCGGGAGGTGCTGCTGCTGATCGCCTGGGCCGATCTGTCCTACGAGGAGACGGCCCGCGCGCTGGACACCTCCGTGGGGACAGTGCGGTCACGGCTGCACCGGGCCCGAAAGAAGATCCGCGCCGCGCTCGGCGACGCAAACCCCATGTTCGTCACAGGGAACGGCGGAGGTACCGACCGTGAACGACCTTGA